In Rhodothermales bacterium, the sequence GCCTGGATGCTGGCGCTCCGCCGGCGCTGCACCGACACCGGCGCACTCCTCATCTTCGACGAAATCCAGACCGGCTTCGGCCGCACCGGAACACTCTTCGCCTTCGAGCAATTCGGGGTCGTGCCGGATGTGCTCACCCTCGCCAAAGCCATGGGCGGCGGCATGCCGCTGGGTGCATTCGTCGCCAGCGCGGATCTCATGGCGACCTTCCGTAACGATCCGCCCCTGAGCCACGTTACTACCTTCGGCGGCCACCCGGTGTCGTGCGCGGCCGCCGGCGCGGCGCTCGATGTGCTGCTCGCTCACAACCTGCCGGCCCGGGCCGTCGCCCTCGAACGACACATCCGGGAACGACTTGTGCATCCGCTCATTCGAGAGGTGCGCGGACGCGGCGCCATGCTCGGCATGGAGATCGTCGACGCCGCCACGACCGCGCGCGCCGTCCAGTACGGTCTGGACCACGGGGTGCTCCTGGGCTGGACGCTACACGCAGACTCCCTCGTGCGTATCGCCCCCCCGCTTACCATACCCTTCGATGTGCTCGAGCAGGCGCTGGACACCATCCTGGAGGCCCTCGACCATGCTCTGCCCGATTCGACTCAATCGCCGTAACGCATGACCCAGTTCATAGCCCAGACCCCTTTTCATGACCCCCGTTCATGACCCCGTAGATGACCCTGTTATGACCCTACACAGATCACCCCTTGCCGTCCTCCTGCTGCTCGCGATCCTCGCCGCCGGCTGCGTCAGCTCCCAGAAACAGTACGAACGCGCCATCGGC encodes:
- a CDS encoding aspartate aminotransferase family protein; translation: MKESDSLASHFSRHIAWTSDHPIGLRVVSAEGPFLYLSDGRRIIDLISGIAVSSLGHRHPSVTAAIHDQVDRYLHVMVYGEFIQEPQVRFARRLAEQLPPQLQVVYYTMTGTEANEGALKLAKKATGRTRLFAFDRSYHGDTHGSLSVTGRNVYRDPFLPLLPNVTFLPFDDIDALRTIDTTTACVIVEPIQGEGGIRVPSTAWMLALRRRCTDTGALLIFDEIQTGFGRTGTLFAFEQFGVVPDVLTLAKAMGGGMPLGAFVASADLMATFRNDPPLSHVTTFGGHPVSCAAAGAALDVLLAHNLPARAVALERHIRERLVHPLIREVRGRGAMLGMEIVDAATTARAVQYGLDHGVLLGWTLHADSLVRIAPPLTIPFDVLEQALDTILEALDHALPDSTQSP